The sequence below is a genomic window from Uranotaenia lowii strain MFRU-FL chromosome 2, ASM2978415v1, whole genome shotgun sequence.
TCATCTCTGCTTGTTATGATCGAAACTAGTTGTTGTTTTGACATATTACGATCAAATTTTAATAGTGGCATGTTTGGCTTGCAGCGCTTGCTTCCACGACTATCTCCATAGTAAATGGACCAAAAATCTGAATACTGTACAACTTTCAAAGCGCTCtagaactttgatttttttttgtcgattttttttctttttccatgcGATATCtgctttttcaaaactttaaagtcACATAAAACTATATGTTTTGGAAAGCTTGATTCATAACTTTTATAACGATGCATAACACTATtaactttttcttttataaGTGTTTCTGaataagatattttaaatttttattttttcgaaaatcatcattttttgccttttttttatcttaatttatcAATATCTCGATCATGGTTCCTCCTACAGTTCCAAAATTGTAAACTTCTCTTAATCAAAGTGTCTACTTcgccataaaaattataaaaaaaaaatattggtgtcaataactttttcgatttttgggcCCCTGATCTCCCAGAAGGCATTGCCGCCCTTGTgaacatttttcgcattccaccatttttattattaaaagtaGAACAGTTCTAatatttattggagaaaaaTGTGCATACAAATCGGACATCGCTTTATCATTacacgtattttaagttcaatcGCTCAATTTGGCGGTAGATAGTATTGTAAGAGGACAGTTCATTTAACGATTGCTCAAACTCATTGATCAAGAAAAATCAAGGACTTTCGGACAACAGCTCAAACCCGACTACAACAACACATGTTACTGTAATTCTTTATTACTTCCGTTTCTCATTCATATCTTCATTTCGCGCAATAGCTTATAGGATACAAATAAATTGGTACGATATTCTTCTCTGATCTCAATATATTGAATAGTCAAatgtcctgttttttttttgtttgcttcttCTTCATGTTCATCATTCGTTTCATTTTAAGGTGCCTTCAGTTGTGTTGCGTCGTAAACCTACATAAAGTTTTCAtctttgttttcttttatcttTTGTATTTATTCTTCGTTTAAATTGTTTGATTCTGTACTGCTAGttgtttttttagttaaacTTCCTTTCCTAAGACTCTTCCTATCATGCTAACCGTTTTCATCAACCTTTACCAATAGATCACCTAAATTTCTTCCATCCAATTGCTTGCAATgggttttagttttagttttttttgtttttagattcCTTTTGAATTTGACTAAGGATacgaaatgatgaaaatttcatgactGTTATGCTCGCTTATATCACTACACGGGTTTTCCTACTATGCTATTGATTAGATTTTATGCTTCTATTGTTTGTTTGCTTAATGCTTCTTCCCCGTATCTCATCTATCTCGGATTTGTTTTTAAAGGATTATCgccattttgtttgtttgattttttaatcaactttCACTTCTACACTTCTACTAACCATTGGAAACATTTGCTGTTTTCTATTCAACAATCAAATCGATTCGGTCGCTCGAGTAAGGAAACTGTTGTTGAATGAAGCAGACTTTTGCAGCGTTTCTGTTTTGTAATAATATTCTATagtataaaatttcattgatcGCGTGTTGCTGGatgctttttttattcatttgttaGCTGTGTGAGGTTCCATTTCGATGGACCCTAAGGGGTGAATTCTGACAAAATATgcattagaaataaaattttcctgtAGGCTATAGCTAGTACACGTGTTCCTTGACGGCATTATAATTACTTTCGGTtagttttcgttttttcttgttaaaaaaaGGTGCAGTTTTGTATTCGTTTTCTAGAGCTTGGTTGAGATGCAACTGTGCAGTGTTTCTAGTTTGAATTTTATCTAcaagtttacttttttgtttgtttatttgttttgtatgcgagttttgattttcaatatgAATGGGTGCCAAAAAAGCGAATACTGATTATAACAGAGACCACCGGCTGGATTTTGATGCTAAGAACAAAATATACGATCCTAATCGAAACTAATCTTTACCTATTTGAAACTAATGGAAGTCAAATTGGGGGTACTAAAGAGTCCTCTCGtttttggttttatcaaatttaagagcgatattttttaaaatatggaaACCTTAACAgcactgcaattttttttttttttgtttactgatgaacattgtttgttttcacaATGAAATTGACAATTGTGGATAGAAATGTAGACCTGGGAAATTTATGTGTAGATAAGgccaatttaaataaaaaaaatcaatactagagaaagaataacaaaaatggttttaacgcaaataaatataaaaaaatcctttaaactGAATTCGGAAATCTGATACGGAAtaaatattctgaatttgatatcctgtttctgaattctgattgtGAGTTTTGCTCGTTAGTTCAGATTCtgcagattttaatttaaataaaaatcgatatTCATTAGAATTCAGAAACATCATTAAAAATCAGGAATAagagtcagaaatcagaaatgaaaaaacagAAATCAGATCAAAATGCGAAAtgaaaaatctgaatcagatataaaaaaaaacaaaaatcagaaatcagactcagaattcaaattaaaatcggaATTATAAATCAGAACTGGAATTAGAAATACGGTAAAAGAAATCAAGaatcagaaaacaaaattctgattctgaatcttaattcgaaacctgaattctgaacatgaattttgtattccgaattctgaatttgaacccTGAATGCttaatctgcattctgaattttgaatctgaattctgaaactaaattttcaatctgaatgctgaatcagaattctgaatctgaattctgactctaaattctgaattatgagttctaaattctaaatgaaattaatgaatctgaattctgaatctggaatctggaatctgaaccTCAAATGTTGAATCCTCACCGGTTAAGccgctaaaaattttcaatctagaTTTAGAATCTCAATTCTAAATAAAAACTATGAACCTGAATTCCCAATTAAAGATCTGGAATCCGGATTGATTGTTAATTGTtagttctaaattctaaatctaaattgtaAATTTAGCATTCTTTTATcgaaatctgaagtctgaatctgagtCGAAATCTGAGctctgaatctgaatgctgATGTATTCTGTAGTCAGAGTTCCGCTTGAACTCTGAATGAAACTTAGTTCTGGAATTTAGAATTTGTCTTTTTCgcagttttaaaattataaagccattgaaaatttttgaattaaaaattaaaaaagctaaCAAAGGTCCTGGTTTGCAAAACAAGTTTGAAAAGAAAGTACTCAAACTACACATTTTTCTGATCTACATCTCCAAAATCCACCAAAATTTGCAACGTTAGCACTGGGGTATCGTTCACATTCAtgtcttttgtttttttaaagggaGTTTCGCGTAAAAATAAATCTTCACATGCTTAGCTACGATTTTTTATCATCTTTCtctgtttcgaaaattttcttcatataaatACGTATAAAATACACATAAAATTTGTCCTCGCTACGCAGTACCTTCTGTTCTGTTGACTGTACACAAGTTTAATCCATGCCGTATGGATTGGTTTATTTGGCCAAAATACCTGAACTATCAGATCTATAATCATGGTTGGGACAAATCACGACAGGATGGCTACGCTACGTCGCACATTGGCCTGGGGTATGTTGTCGATCGAGGACCACTTCTTCATACCGTTCTTGAGCGCCTCGGCCGTGGCCTTATCCTGCATCACCCGGGACATGGCCTCCAGCTTCTGGGCCCGTTCTTTGGACAGCGGTTCCGTCGGGAAGGACAGATCGTTGGCCTCGGCCAGCGTCCTCAGGTCGAAGTAATATTTGGCGTACACCGACGACGGAACGTTAATGTTGAATTGCAGCAGTTCGAGAAATTGCCTTTCGAGCTCGTTCATATCTTCCACGGTGATATCCTTAAGGATGTGACAGTAATCGACGTTCCAGACGGCCTGGTCGTCCCACACTTTGGAAGCTAGCAGGATGGCACCCAGCACTATCCGCTTCCAGTTGCAGGGGCCAATGTCAAGCTCGGCGTACGTTAGTAACCGTTCTAGATATATCAAGGTAATGATGGCACATTCGGCTGTCAGCTGGGCTGCGTTGAAAAGTGTTCGGACAAACTTATAGATCTGCCGATGTTCTGGGTTGTGCTGATCGTAATCATCCGGAACCAGATCCCGGGTCAACGGATGTAACTTCTCGTCGAAAATGTCTATCCGTCGTTCATTGGTACGGCTTTTGATGTGATAATAGATTGCTAGCGAGACACACTTGACGGTGTTCTTGAGGTTCGGTTGCGATACTGTCGAATCATCCAGATAGATGGTCGAACAGGAACTACTTTTCTTTAGCACTGCACCACCTGCCGGTGCTATGGtgtgttgagatttttttcggGTCATCCCATTCTCCAGACGCTTGGAGCGCTCCAGGAATATTGTGCCGGCGGAAGGATCCACCGAGGGATCGTGCTCCCCATCGTCTCCCTCGCGTTCCGAAATGTGCTGTAGGTTATTGGTCGAGAGTTCACCCTCCGGAAGATGTTCCTCGAAGACCGGAACTTCCTTTGCCTTCCGCGGCGGCGGTGAACTCGAGTACGAACAGCATGAATTACTGTTTCCCATCCCAACTTAGAACTTAAATCTCGTGTTGTGCCCTAGACCGAACAATACTGTAGCATGTTTCCTAGAGGTGGTAAGCAAACGCTCAACTATCGCAATCTAATCACTGACTCATACAAACAAAACGTTTAGGCTTATCTTCGATATTTCTCACCCTCTTATCACCACCGTCTTATCGTATCTTTGAAAAAATCCGCACTAATCTATGCTAAAACTCGCCGAACACTTCCTCCTATCAGTGACTAATATAAAGTTTATCGCTTcttcttatgaaaaaaatctcttttgttactaaatttgaaattgattttgccTAAACAGTTGGGATCCTAACAATTATTTTGACTAGAACTTTTCACACTAACCGCTTTCAAACCTCTAAAACCCAAAAACAGCCGCTGTTCTAAAATAGTAGTTGGTGTGTTGAGTGTTGTGACCTTAAGCGATACAATTTGGCACTTTATTGGTATGGCCTAGTAGAGATGAAGGTGTAGATTTCagaaatacaaaagaaaaaataggaAACAAAACGCAACTAACCGTCGATAAGGGTTCGCCCTTCGAGACACCCACAACTTTACTTCCTAAAAATAATACCGTCGTCTGTGCTGTCCGTGGGATGATGCTAGTAGTAGGATTCACATTCTGTTGTCAGCCCGACCATCGAAAATAGAGCTCTCCCGTTGTGGTTTTCGATTCCGTTGCCCCTCTTTCGAGCTGGAAGGGAGTAAGCTATCTCGGGGGTCCAAGGAATAAGCCACTAGAAGCTGCTCTGCTCTTATGGTTGTCCTAGCCACAGGGAAGCCGCAGAATTTTCCTCCTGCAAAATGGATGCAAACCGAGAAAAATGGgcattaaaatttgaagtttcctTTCCTTAATAACGATAGTATGTATATACGAGAGGtgaaaaaattaagttgaaTATTCAAAGTCAATGGAAACTAGAAAGTAGGAGGAGATTATgctttcattttgaattttaaaatagtcgaatgttcataaaaaagttataagaattagggtttttgttattgttgaaaCTTTAActtctattcttttttttccttttgtcatttttctactTCTTTAATCTGTTTCATATAGCAATCTGCATCGTCACAAAGTTAATTGAAagagaaaatttctaaaatttcactcACGTTTTGAAATAAGGTTATTTCAATCACGGGAAATATTCCAGCGCAAGAAAAATTATTCTATTTAACTAATCATGAATTTTGAGGTGAATACACCCAATCAAAAATTCGATGTCAAGAAAAATCAACGAACAAACTTGATTACAAACTGACACACGACGATTGAAGTTGTTCCGCTCGGGTTCCTGAGACACCGAATTACAGGAAATCTGCTCAAATTACACGAGATtcgatcaaaataaaataagggaacagcatttttggtgcctatgttttaattactgattttggaagattttggcgtcctgaattcgaTTCTGATTTTGTCTAAAACCTCTAGTTTTAGAGATGTAATGTTaagaagtttaaaatgtttcagttttgaattaaatgaaTCATTGATACCTGATGAACCAGCATGAAAAACACAAcctgaatttgaatattttaattagTTTCCATAATAAGGTATTCAGTTTTTCATAGCTGTTGTAGTTTTCGAGATATAAcgcttaaccctcatccgtccctgaaatttttacccgttaatattcctggagtgtcaatttgacactcctgaccaaaatcgctatatctctcttgtttcacaaacgatttttacaaaatttatagttctggaaacctcgtaatgtaactcaaataagTAGCTCATGTCCAGCTACAACActtagttttccgttattcaaagtctaagaaaaatccaaaaaaacatgcaaactCACTTTATGTCCAAGAAATAtcaagttagaagctatacgttgcgcacaaggacatattttttagacttttttttaaagatcttgactgcaaaaaatgtaaaaaagtggtgtaaaacctgcaaatttcaatcaatgtaccctgaaaattgtttaagtcacatcAGATAATTTTAGGAAAGAAGGATTGGCAACTtaacgtaatttggcacattttcgcatcttttcaaaatacgaaacacacaATATTGGAGAAACTTTCAAAGAaagctgtttttaaaaattttagtcaatttgcagtttttttagattttttaagacttaaattcaatttgcaccgtattttgagtatattaaagcaaaatttccgcaataaattcATATTCTCTACAGAGATAATTTCATACCTATTCTAGTGTTGTAATTACATTAGATGTGCAATACTTTACACagatatgataaataaaaatgtgaaatactTTCTGAATATTCGCAAGTCAGCACAAACTATCGCTAGCAGCTGCAAAGTGTtagaaaatctggaaaattgcaaattgacaaaaagttagaaaaaaactgcttcattttaaatttcgtcaaaaaatctgtgttgcgtgttttgaaaatctaaagatgcgaaaatgtgccaaattacgtcaactttccaatagAAATTACAATAGACAGCATTACAACTGTTTATGATACCACTGAAGAATGTCTTCAACTCTTTAATATTAAAGATTTCTattcatttaacaactttgatAAAGACTGCAAAGCTATTTAACTTAtgcattaaacattttttaagctcactttggtttaaaacttctataacATTCCCGTATTTTGCACaattgtaaaataaacaaacatatttttttctgagagGTCAAAATAAGTCACAGGCTTTGGGAAAATTGATCAGtgaaaacttaattttcaaaatttttgtaatgttctacagttttgccagaaataatgaaaaaatttactaagttaattttcaccaattttgaaaagtttaaaacttaGCAAAGTTGAGAAataaattgcatatttggattcagcgcccccAAATCCgccaaaataagcttttaaattcttaacACGTCTGAGAAATATGAATTATGTTGCCTTGTGTAATCAGACATTTCCGAAATTCGAGAAGAAAGCTACTACAGCTCTCTTCAAGTGCTCAATCTCAGGAAATGTCTGACTCTaattacacaaggcaacaaaattcataattttccgAAAtgaaagaatttaagagctaatttttaagaatttgaaggCGTGAAaccaaaaatacaattttgctttcagattttatttgttACCCTTTCAAATGAGAAAAGCAGTTATTGAACAGGATTGAAGtcattattttgagtattataaaatttatggcccatcaaagttgaaaaatagttaaagaaattcttaattcttgcAATTATTTCCCGAACCTTgttaattgggtgcaggaagatgttggtgattgattgagattaaaaaatttgttagaatttgcaaatcttttccaaaaacagcttaaaaaaagatttttgccaaatttttgcaaacttggttcgatatctcacacatttattaaatcattattaaaatattataatgaaaaataccatgggcaaatttcttttaatctcaagtatttttttgtcaatacatcacttaaaaatatccaagcgtttctgagctatttggatttttattggtgttgttttaaaacaacactatgcattaaaggactaagttttaaacttttaaattaacttagaaaatttttgcacttttttagCAAAACCGCAACAGGCTATTGCTATTATCACTAGATCGTTGCAAGCTTTACAaggaaagtttcaaatttagaacttttaaaacctcccataactttttttggttgatcTCTGTAGATTTTGAAAACGATACATCGGTTCCTGATTTAACGCAATAATTTGtatgcaaaatgaaaattttcattcaaaaaatcaactgagatgtactaaaagtaaaaaaaatggataggGATAGTAAATATTCCTTGGTTTAAGCACTACAAGatattaaattttagaaaaaaaattcaaaatatttttttctatttttagcttctggtctaaaaagcttttttggttcaaaactcatccatgtttttttttgcaaaattttaaagtaacgcttacatgagtaaatttaacactaaacgtaccggaggcggtcaaatgacggtttttgaactttaaacgatgattacgccttatataattgttttttcgcaaatttaacgagaggactatttttgtttttgaaatgcaagtatttttgcgtttttaaattttttttaaatgttacggttttcgaataacgcatgtggtatacctattcataccgcgagcggtcaaatgacggcaaacaccgttttcgctaaaactcccttgtttctcaaccgatttctaccaaatttatagttttgaaaagcttataattcgactcaaatatgtttctcagacaattttcagctacaatcaataactttaaagttattaacaatacaagaaaaattttatgaaaaaacatgctttaggaaaaaggttgtaaatcagttattaagtgctcgaaaaaaatttcacttagtgcctgagaaagctgaagttagaagctatatgttgcacatatggaacattttttttaaaattttctaagatcatggccacaaaaaatgtaaaaaaaaaatgtaaaacccgtacttttcaatcaatcatccgtcaaagctgttcctgttacagtagaaaattttgaaaaagtgaattgaaaagtagacgtaatttgtcacattttggcatctttagatttaaaaaatacgaaatacataatttatgacgacttttcaaaggtagctgtttttcgaactttttatcaatttggatttccTAAGACAATctctacacctaagctcagctttgcactggattttgagtacgttaacgtatagtttagtTCTAGTGATGtgactgcattggcggtgcaatgcttggcaaaaatatgataaataaaacagtgaactagtttctgaattttgagaagtcagcacaaattcttgcttggcagacgggcgcagtgggtggtaatatctcaaagctattttgcacacgaagacggatgaaaagaaacgaaaaaacaaacaagcattagctcaaattttcttgttttactttcagaaatatatttattatatttttgtaaagcattgcaccgccaatgcagttacatcactagaaccgacatgaaatttgctttcttttgcatatagttttattgcctaaactatacgttaacgtactcaaaatccagtgcaaagctgaatttgggtgtagggattgtctcggaaaatccagattcataaaaagttcgcaaaacaactacctttgaaaagtcgtcataaattatgtatttagtattttaaaaatctaaagatgccaaaatgtgacaaattacgtctactttttaattcactttttcaaaattttctactgtaacaggaacagctttggcggttgattgattgaaaagtacgggttttacacaacttttttactttttttatggccatgatcttagaaaatttttaaaaaaatgttacatatgtgcaacatatagcttctaacttcagctttctcaggcacttagtgaaatttttttcgagcacttaataactgatttataacCTTTTTCctaaagcatgttttttcataaaatttttcttgtactgttaataactttaaagttattcattgtagctgaaaattgtccgagaaacatatttgagtcgaattataagcttttcaaaactataaatttggtagaaatcggttgagaaacaagggagttttagcgaaatgtttgccgtcatttgaccgctcgcggtatgaataggtatatacaaagtgtcggtatgtttagtgttaaacttttatgtttgtatgggaaaattattttttttctgaaaaatcaacatcattttttaatagagatatgtcttttagcattgaaaatcaatcaattcaattAGCATTACTGCTTGTGCCTATCGAAGTACTGCTTGAAAAATAGTCAcacggaaaaaaaattgcatgggtttttcaaatacaggatcatgataattttactatgtccacgatctagtattttcaaccacgattTAGTATTTTCTACCAGAAATCTGGGCTAAACTACTAcgacatagtatttttactatgtgaactttgacagctcatagtaatttCCTCGTGTCTAAATTACCATGCGCATTATATTTAGATATTGCACTATTCGTGTTCTTGCAATTACTATGCGCATGGTCATCGTCATTCGCGCGTGAAGTCCAGATTGATCGACGACAGCCGGGCATGGCCTCAACGAGCCTTTAAACCGATATGCACCCGGAGCCGGACAACATGGTCGGAAAATGTATGTTTTCAGGTAAGTGagattgtgttattttttcccatttttccaTACCTATGTGTGCAAGATagatttactgtttttttttctcaatttgttcAAGTGTCGGCGAATGCTGTTCTCGAGTTCCCCAACCGTGGGAACGTCCCTGGATGGTGTAACCAGTAAAGATTTCGTCAATTGGCCAACGTTGGGGAACACTGGGACGAAGGATTCTTACATCTGCCGGGCCGTTGGATGCAGTCTTTCAGGTGagtgaaattgtgttttttgaTAAGTCAATCTACTGCTTATTGAATAAGCAACCTGAACAGTTTTCCTATTTcctaaaattaatgtttttcttgttttccttttttcatttcaggCTCTAGGTGTAGTCTTCGATGTGATCTAAATTTCCTCCGACCCCGACCGTGGTCgtataaaataagttgaaaaataaaaatttgggaaataaaattttgtattggtaacaaatgaattttattttgaggCCTTTATATCATGCATCATGGTAATTTTGTATAGTATACCTATGCTACGATACTTATTTTAAtgagttatttttataatgGAAAATTGTACTTTTACAATGCACGAAGAAAAAGAATTCATTCAATCATTGACAGTTTTACTACGAATGCAGTCGAAACTACTACGCGCAGCAAAAATTAACACATAGTAAAATTACAATGCGCGTAGTaatttcaagaacaaaacattattgactcaaaaatatggttgcgtgttgttcatttaaaccacggatctagtaattttactatgcttttttttttgtgtgcagGCAACACCTCGccaggcacaagcagtgatgtcagttgaattgattgattttcaattccAAAAGGCATACCCCTATTCAACTgctgcctaataagatacggtcttcgacaaagttgttcagcgtaaaatttcctttggagaatTCATAAATTAACACAAAACCCATCAGGCTCTGTTCcactgaagaaacaaaaattatgttgatttttcataacaaaatattcaattttcccatacaaacacaaaagttcaaatttactcatgtaaacgttacttaaaaattctgcaaaaaatcatggatgagttccGAACCACACCGAAGTTATTTAGACCTCAGGGTTTTAGAAATcctaaaatgaccccaaatcgactcaatctaCTGGGACAGTGTAACCAAATACCAAAAGGTTGATGGTAGCTTAAACACGTCTGATGGTGATCATAGAAATCAATCCAAAAGAGTCAGATATGGAGTGTagtttgaatcatattttataaatattatgagcgtttaagaatacaatttttgtttagaTAGGTTGAGATTTAGGAAGTTTTAATCCAAAACTATTACGTGAAAGGAATAGAATAGAGGGCTCGAAATAAGGACATTCT
It includes:
- the LOC129747207 gene encoding cyclin-Y-like protein 1, producing the protein MGNSNSCCSYSSSPPPRKAKEVPVFEEHLPEGELSTNNLQHISEREGDDGEHDPSVDPSAGTIFLERSKRLENGMTRKKSQHTIAPAGGAVLKKSSSCSTIYLDDSTVSQPNLKNTVKCVSLAIYYHIKSRTNERRIDIFDEKLHPLTRDLVPDDYDQHNPEHRQIYKFVRTLFNAAQLTAECAIITLIYLERLLTYAELDIGPCNWKRIVLGAILLASKVWDDQAVWNVDYCHILKDITVEDMNELERQFLELLQFNINVPSSVYAKYYFDLRTLAEANDLSFPTEPLSKERAQKLEAMSRVMQDKATAEALKNGMKKWSSIDNIPQANVRRSVAILS